A window of Christiangramia forsetii KT0803 contains these coding sequences:
- a CDS encoding DMT family transporter has protein sequence MDNSRLLAILAAFAASAIYGVNHTLAKGLMPLYIEPFGFILLRVSGAAILFWIISLFAPKEKIATSDWPRILGCAIFGMVINMLFFFKGLSLSTPINSSVIITLSPVMVLILASILIKERITLLKTLGIIIGMAGALVLVLFSSGENFNAPNVPLGNVLFIVNAFSYGLYLILVKPLTKKYHAITLMKWLFFIAIFINLPVTYNEFVAVEWASLPFDAIWKMGFVVLGTTFMTYLLNIYALKQLSASTISAFIYLQPLIAITFAISVGADKLTWTKGVAAALVFIGVYMVSIKKTKIKTN, from the coding sequence ATGGATAATAGCCGTCTTTTGGCTATTCTGGCCGCCTTTGCCGCAAGTGCTATTTATGGCGTAAACCATACGTTAGCAAAAGGTTTGATGCCACTGTATATTGAGCCCTTCGGGTTTATTTTATTAAGAGTTAGCGGAGCCGCAATTCTATTCTGGATAATAAGTTTGTTTGCTCCCAAAGAAAAGATCGCAACTTCAGACTGGCCCAGAATACTTGGATGTGCAATTTTTGGAATGGTCATCAATATGCTTTTCTTCTTTAAAGGCTTAAGCCTGTCTACCCCAATTAACTCTTCAGTAATAATTACATTATCTCCGGTAATGGTACTTATTCTTGCTTCCATCCTCATTAAAGAAAGAATTACCTTATTAAAAACCTTAGGGATCATCATTGGGATGGCCGGAGCACTGGTTCTGGTACTTTTTAGTTCGGGAGAAAATTTTAATGCCCCCAATGTTCCTTTAGGAAATGTGCTTTTTATTGTGAATGCCTTTTCTTATGGACTTTATCTAATTTTAGTAAAACCACTCACTAAAAAATATCACGCGATCACCCTGATGAAATGGCTATTCTTCATCGCTATTTTCATCAATCTTCCGGTAACTTATAATGAATTCGTTGCAGTTGAATGGGCAAGTTTACCATTTGATGCTATTTGGAAAATGGGATTTGTAGTTCTGGGAACCACTTTTATGACCTATTTACTAAATATTTATGCCCTGAAACAATTATCTGCATCTACCATAAGCGCATTTATATATCTTCAGCCACTAATCGCGATTACCTTTGCAATTTCTGTGGGTGCCGATAAATTAACCTGGACAAAAGGAGTGGCCGCAGCTTTAGTATTTATTGGAGTTTATATGGTAAGTATTAAAAAGACAAAAATAAAGACGAACTAG
- a CDS encoding YheT family hydrolase, with amino-acid sequence MPLITGNYIPPGIFKNADASTIYSATLRKVEIPVYERERIELSDGDFIDLDWSYSSDRKSDKLVILLHGLAGNTERPYMKGMARIFNDNNWSAVAMNFRGCSGELNRLFRSYHAGASDDLAEVLTHILSLGKYSKIALVGFSLGGNMLMKYLGENRSLPDEIIGSVGVSVPCDLSGSLGAINRMRNFVYSKRFELNLKQHLLERAEKFPDHIQKKQISACKSLRDIDDLYTSKAHGYNDASDYYKKTSALGYLQKIQKPTLILSAANDSFLSPECYPYEIAEKSVKIYLEVPTYGGHVGFVTRSNIYYHEKRALEFVESL; translated from the coding sequence ATGCCGCTTATTACAGGAAATTATATTCCTCCGGGAATATTTAAAAATGCTGATGCCTCTACCATCTATTCGGCCACGTTAAGAAAGGTAGAAATTCCTGTTTATGAACGGGAACGTATAGAATTGAGCGATGGTGACTTTATAGATCTGGACTGGAGTTATTCCAGTGACAGGAAATCTGATAAATTAGTGATCCTTCTACATGGCCTGGCTGGAAACACAGAGCGACCCTACATGAAAGGAATGGCCCGGATTTTCAATGATAATAACTGGAGTGCTGTTGCGATGAATTTCAGGGGTTGTAGTGGAGAGCTAAACCGACTTTTTAGAAGCTATCATGCGGGAGCGAGTGATGATCTGGCTGAAGTACTCACTCATATACTTAGCCTTGGAAAATATTCAAAAATTGCCCTGGTAGGTTTTAGTCTTGGTGGAAATATGCTCATGAAATATTTGGGTGAAAATAGAAGTTTGCCAGACGAAATTATTGGAAGCGTGGGGGTTTCTGTGCCATGTGATCTTTCAGGTTCCCTGGGAGCCATTAATCGTATGCGGAACTTTGTTTATTCTAAACGATTTGAACTGAATTTAAAACAACATCTATTAGAACGTGCTGAAAAATTCCCAGATCATATTCAGAAAAAACAAATTTCTGCTTGTAAGTCGTTAAGGGATATTGATGACCTTTATACTTCTAAAGCCCATGGATACAACGATGCTTCAGACTACTACAAAAAAACCAGCGCATTGGGCTATCTTCAGAAGATTCAAAAACCGACACTGATTCTAAGTGCAGCCAATGACAGTTTCCTTTCCCCAGAATGTTATCCCTATGAAATAGCTGAAAAATCCGTAAAAATATATTTGGAAGTGCCTACCTATGGTGGCCATGTTGGATTTGTAACCAGATCTAACATCTATTATCACGAAAAACGAGCTTTGGAGTTTGTAGAATCACTTTAG
- a CDS encoding NAD(P)H-dependent glycerol-3-phosphate dehydrogenase → MDKAPSFGVIGGGSWATAIVKMLCENLEQVNWYMRSVYAIEHIKKQDHNPNYLSSVEFDVNQLNLSNDINETVQASDYIIFAIPSAFLKRELDALNVSLKDKIVFSAIKGIVPETSLIVGEHFNEYFDVPFENIGILTGPCHAEEVALERLSYLTVACQDEKKAEIVAGYLGSDYITCKISDDVIGTEYAAVLKNIYAIAAGIAHGLGYGDNFQSVLMSNAIREMKTFIKKVHKMKRNINDSAYLGDLLVTGYSVFSRNRMFGNMIGKGYTVKSAQMEMSMVAEGYYASESAYKINKAKKSKTPIINAVYAILYEGKNPKKVFNKLVDKLD, encoded by the coding sequence ATGGATAAAGCTCCTAGTTTTGGTGTTATTGGAGGTGGTAGTTGGGCCACTGCAATTGTAAAGATGTTATGTGAAAACCTGGAACAGGTTAATTGGTATATGCGCAGTGTTTATGCCATTGAGCATATTAAAAAACAGGATCATAACCCAAATTATTTGAGTTCGGTTGAATTTGATGTGAATCAGCTTAATCTTAGTAATGATATCAATGAAACCGTGCAGGCTTCAGATTATATCATTTTTGCAATTCCTTCAGCATTCCTGAAACGTGAATTAGATGCTCTTAATGTTTCACTAAAAGATAAAATTGTCTTTTCGGCTATTAAAGGTATTGTTCCGGAAACCAGCCTCATCGTGGGAGAGCATTTTAATGAATATTTTGATGTGCCTTTTGAGAATATAGGAATTCTAACCGGACCATGTCATGCTGAAGAAGTAGCTTTAGAAAGACTCTCTTATTTAACCGTGGCCTGCCAGGATGAGAAAAAAGCTGAAATTGTTGCGGGATATCTGGGAAGTGACTATATCACCTGTAAAATTAGCGATGACGTTATTGGCACCGAATACGCTGCCGTATTAAAAAATATTTATGCGATCGCTGCCGGAATTGCTCACGGATTGGGCTATGGGGATAACTTTCAGAGTGTTCTTATGAGTAATGCGATTCGTGAGATGAAGACATTCATCAAAAAGGTGCATAAGATGAAGCGTAATATTAATGATTCTGCTTATTTAGGTGACCTTCTGGTAACAGGATATTCCGTTTTTAGCCGTAACCGCATGTTTGGGAATATGATAGGAAAGGGTTATACCGTTAAAAGCGCTCAAATGGAAATGAGTATGGTGGCAGAAGGTTATTATGCCAGTGAAAGCGCCTATAAAATTAATAAGGCCAAAAAGTCTAAAACCCCGATTATCAATGCGGTTTATGCGATTCTCTACGAGGGTAAAAATCCTAAAAAGGTGTTTAATAAACTTGTAGATAAGCTGGATTAA
- a CDS encoding YicC/YloC family endoribonuclease gives MIQSMTGFGKSLIQIPNKKITVELKSLNSKNFDLNARIPSQYREKELDLRNIISNSLGRGKVDLSIYVEYTGEQTSTNVNTEVVKNYMDQLRGLVNASEIELLKMAIKMPDSLKTERDEIDDEEFKDIEKAVKEALKDINSFRNDEGKALEKDLKLRITNIQNLLEEVIKIDPDRVDAVRERLRKGIAEIKEQADENRFEQEIVYYIEKFDITEEKVRLDNHLDYFQKTLNAKDSNGRKLAFISQEIGREINTIGSKSNYAPMQQLVVQMKDELEKIKEQILNVL, from the coding sequence ATGATTCAATCTATGACAGGCTTTGGGAAAAGCCTTATTCAAATTCCTAACAAAAAAATCACTGTAGAGCTAAAGTCTTTAAACAGTAAAAATTTTGACCTGAATGCACGCATTCCATCTCAATATAGAGAAAAGGAACTGGATCTTCGGAATATTATCTCTAACAGTTTAGGCCGTGGTAAAGTAGATCTTTCAATTTATGTAGAGTACACCGGTGAGCAAACTTCCACTAATGTGAATACTGAAGTAGTTAAGAACTACATGGATCAGCTAAGAGGCCTTGTAAATGCCAGCGAAATCGAATTATTGAAAATGGCCATTAAAATGCCCGATTCTCTTAAAACCGAAAGGGATGAGATAGATGATGAAGAATTCAAAGATATTGAAAAAGCGGTTAAAGAAGCACTTAAAGACATTAACAGTTTCAGAAATGATGAAGGTAAAGCGCTGGAGAAAGATCTAAAATTAAGAATTACGAATATTCAGAATTTACTTGAAGAAGTAATTAAAATAGATCCAGACAGAGTAGATGCTGTACGTGAGCGACTTCGCAAAGGGATCGCAGAGATCAAGGAGCAGGCAGATGAAAACAGATTTGAACAGGAAATCGTCTATTATATTGAAAAGTTTGATATTACTGAAGAAAAGGTAAGGCTTGACAATCACCTTGATTATTTTCAGAAAACCCTCAACGCTAAAGATTCTAACGGCAGAAAACTGGCGTTCATTTCTCAGGAGATCGGACGTGAAATTAATACTATAGGCAGTAAATCCAATTATGCCCCTATGCAGCAATTAGTGGTGCAGATGAAAGATGAATTGGAAAAAATAAAAGAACAAATTCTAAACGTACTCTAA
- the nadD gene encoding nicotinate (nicotinamide) nucleotide adenylyltransferase: protein MNRKVGLFFGTFNPIHTGHLIIANHMAEYSDLEEIWLVVTPHNPHKKKSSLLDNHHRLEMVYRACEGYGKLKPSNIEFDLPQPNYTVNTLAHIQEKFPTNDFCLIMGEDNLKSFHKWKNSEVIIENHEIYVYPRIAPGKVADEFKTHAKITRVAAPIIEISSTFIRKSIKESKNIGPLLDEKVWKYIDEMNFYK from the coding sequence ATGAATAGAAAGGTAGGCTTGTTCTTTGGAACTTTTAATCCTATTCACACCGGTCATTTGATTATTGCAAATCATATGGCTGAATATTCAGATCTGGAAGAGATCTGGCTGGTGGTTACGCCTCACAATCCACACAAGAAAAAGAGTAGCTTGCTGGATAATCATCATCGGCTGGAAATGGTTTACAGGGCTTGCGAAGGCTATGGAAAACTAAAGCCGAGTAATATTGAATTCGATCTTCCTCAACCTAATTACACCGTAAATACGCTAGCTCATATTCAGGAAAAATTTCCTACTAACGATTTTTGCCTTATTATGGGAGAGGATAATTTAAAGAGTTTCCATAAATGGAAAAATTCAGAGGTTATCATAGAAAATCACGAAATCTATGTATATCCTAGGATCGCTCCGGGTAAAGTTGCAGATGAATTTAAAACTCACGCGAAAATTACCAGAGTAGCTGCTCCAATCATAGAAATTTCTTCGACATTTATTAGAAAATCAATTAAAGAATCTAAGAATATTGGACCTCTTCTGGATGAAAAGGTTTGGAAGTATATTGATGAAATGAATTTTTATAAATAG
- a CDS encoding SulP family inorganic anion transporter, with amino-acid sequence MFKHLNKDFPASVVVFFVALPLCLGIALASGAPLFSGLIAGIVGGIVVGAMSGANLGVSGPAAGLAAIVLVAISSLGGYENFLLAVVIAGAMQIVFGVLKAGIIGYYFPSSVIKGMLTGIGIIIVLKQIPHFFGYDADPQGDWAFFQANGENTFSELFNIVNNISPGATLIAIIGMSILILWEAVLSKKGKIFKLVQGPLVAVVVGIVFFILTKDTSLAISNDHLVTVPVPDSFDSFIGQFTLPSFSMIGNPQIWITAFTIALVASLETLLSVEAIDKLDPHKRTTPTNRELFAQGTGNMVSGLIGGLPVTQVIVRSSANVQSGGQTKMSAIIHGFLLLISVIIIPNVLNLIPLSVLAAVLFLVGYKLAKPALFIKMYKAGWKQFVPFVVTIVGIVFGDLLIGISLGLIVGIFVILIKSYQNSYFLHIENVENGNKTVKMRLAEEVTFINKGAILKELNKLEKDSYLIMDVSKTRYLDNDIVEILDDFKIKAEERNINIKIISERGTVENPDSYQQFFELDKKPA; translated from the coding sequence ATGTTTAAACATCTTAATAAAGATTTTCCGGCAAGTGTTGTCGTATTTTTTGTTGCACTACCTCTTTGTTTAGGAATTGCACTTGCTAGTGGAGCACCATTATTTTCCGGGCTAATCGCAGGGATAGTTGGTGGTATTGTGGTTGGAGCCATGAGTGGTGCCAACCTTGGAGTTAGTGGACCCGCTGCAGGTTTAGCAGCCATCGTTTTGGTAGCTATTTCCAGTCTGGGAGGTTATGAAAACTTTCTTTTAGCGGTAGTAATTGCAGGAGCTATGCAAATTGTTTTTGGGGTTCTGAAAGCAGGAATTATTGGATATTATTTTCCGTCTTCAGTAATTAAAGGAATGCTTACGGGAATAGGGATTATCATTGTTTTAAAGCAAATCCCTCACTTTTTTGGGTATGATGCAGATCCACAGGGAGACTGGGCATTCTTCCAGGCAAATGGAGAAAATACTTTTTCCGAGTTATTTAATATTGTAAATAATATTAGCCCTGGCGCAACGCTTATTGCTATTATTGGGATGTCAATTCTTATCCTATGGGAAGCTGTACTATCTAAAAAAGGAAAAATTTTCAAATTAGTACAGGGACCGTTAGTCGCAGTAGTAGTAGGAATAGTATTTTTTATATTAACAAAGGATACTTCTCTGGCGATATCAAATGATCACCTGGTAACTGTGCCTGTACCCGATAGTTTTGATAGCTTTATTGGGCAATTTACACTTCCTTCATTTAGTATGATTGGTAACCCACAAATTTGGATCACTGCTTTTACCATCGCACTGGTGGCAAGTTTAGAAACTTTATTATCTGTGGAGGCCATAGATAAATTAGATCCGCATAAAAGAACCACTCCTACTAACAGAGAGCTTTTTGCACAGGGTACAGGGAATATGGTTTCCGGTCTTATTGGTGGACTTCCAGTAACCCAGGTTATTGTAAGAAGTTCAGCGAACGTGCAATCTGGAGGACAGACAAAAATGTCTGCTATTATCCACGGATTCTTATTACTGATTTCTGTAATAATCATTCCAAATGTTTTAAATCTAATTCCACTTTCTGTTCTCGCAGCTGTTTTATTTCTGGTAGGTTATAAACTTGCCAAACCGGCACTTTTTATTAAAATGTATAAAGCAGGATGGAAGCAGTTTGTACCTTTTGTTGTAACCATCGTAGGGATTGTATTTGGAGATCTTTTGATTGGTATTAGTTTAGGATTGATCGTTGGAATATTTGTGATCCTTATCAAAAGTTACCAGAACTCTTATTTCCTGCATATTGAAAATGTGGAAAACGGAAATAAAACCGTAAAAATGAGATTAGCTGAAGAGGTTACTTTTATTAATAAAGGAGCGATTCTTAAAGAGTTAAATAAGCTTGAAAAAGATTCTTACCTCATTATGGATGTTTCTAAAACAAGATATTTAGATAACGATATTGTTGAAATTCTGGATGATTTTAAAATCAAGGCTGAAGAAAGAAACATAAATATCAAAATAATTTCTGAAAGAGGAACGGTAGAAAATCCGGATAGTTACCAGCAATTTTTTGAATTAGATAAAAAACCAGCTTAA
- the gmk gene encoding guanylate kinase, protein MSEGKLIVFSAPSGSGKTTIVRHLLKHQELKLDFSISATSREPRGNEVHGKDYYFLSLHDFKQKIKNDEFLEWEEVYRDNFYGTLKSEVERIWKKGKHVIFDIDVVGGLDIKNIYPEKTLAVFVKPPSIEELKIRLKKRKTESDDKINMRVAKASIELATAPQFDFIIENNHLGTALIEAHNLVSNYVGAEKPEE, encoded by the coding sequence ATGAGCGAAGGAAAACTTATCGTATTTTCTGCTCCTTCGGGATCTGGAAAAACTACGATAGTACGTCACTTATTAAAGCACCAGGAATTAAAACTGGATTTTTCAATTTCAGCAACTTCACGGGAACCGAGAGGCAATGAAGTGCATGGAAAGGATTATTACTTTCTATCGCTGCATGATTTTAAGCAGAAGATCAAAAATGATGAATTTTTGGAATGGGAAGAAGTTTACAGGGATAATTTCTACGGAACCTTAAAAAGTGAAGTAGAACGTATCTGGAAGAAAGGAAAACATGTCATCTTTGATATTGATGTGGTTGGAGGCCTGGATATTAAAAATATCTATCCCGAAAAGACACTGGCTGTATTTGTAAAGCCCCCAAGTATTGAAGAGTTAAAGATTCGTTTGAAAAAACGGAAAACAGAAAGTGACGATAAGATCAATATGAGAGTGGCCAAGGCTTCTATAGAATTAGCCACAGCTCCACAGTTTGATTTTATAATTGAAAACAACCACCTTGGTACCGCACTTATAGAAGCTCACAATCTTGTTTCCAACTATGTGGGTGCTGAAAAACCGGAGGAATGA
- the pheS gene encoding phenylalanine--tRNA ligase subunit alpha, with protein MIDKIKGHIADVESFNAKTKDEIEAFRIKYLGKKGILNDFFAEFKNVPNEQKKEFGQVINELKTAAQVKVNALKEDLENNQEEKGVYGDLSRPAEPVEIGARHPISIVKNQITEIFSNIGFNVSEGPEMEDDWHNFTALNLPEYHPARDMQDTFFIQTDPDILLRTHTSSVQVRYMEENKPPIRTISPGRVFRNEAISARSHCIFHQVEGLYIDKDVSFADMKQTILYFTEQLFGKSKIRLRPSYFPFTEPSAEVDVYWGLETETDYRITKGTGWLEIMGCGMVDPNVLRNCNIDPKEYSGFAFGMGIERIAMLLYQIEDIRMFYENDLRFLEQFKSAL; from the coding sequence ATGATCGATAAAATTAAAGGACATATCGCTGATGTTGAAAGCTTTAATGCTAAGACAAAGGATGAAATCGAAGCTTTCCGCATTAAATATCTTGGAAAAAAGGGAATACTGAATGATTTTTTTGCTGAATTCAAGAATGTTCCTAACGAACAAAAGAAGGAGTTTGGTCAGGTTATAAATGAGCTGAAAACTGCAGCTCAGGTTAAAGTAAATGCTTTAAAGGAAGATTTGGAAAATAATCAGGAAGAAAAGGGTGTTTACGGGGATCTTTCAAGACCGGCAGAACCTGTTGAAATAGGAGCTCGTCATCCAATCTCTATAGTAAAAAACCAGATTACCGAGATTTTTTCAAATATAGGTTTCAATGTTTCTGAAGGACCTGAGATGGAAGATGACTGGCATAATTTTACTGCTTTGAATCTTCCGGAATACCATCCTGCCAGAGATATGCAGGATACGTTCTTTATCCAAACAGATCCCGATATTTTACTTAGAACCCATACGTCATCGGTTCAGGTGAGATATATGGAAGAAAACAAGCCGCCAATAAGAACAATTTCTCCGGGAAGAGTATTCAGAAATGAGGCAATTTCAGCAAGATCGCATTGTATCTTTCACCAGGTGGAAGGATTATATATAGATAAGGATGTTTCGTTTGCAGATATGAAACAAACCATCTTATATTTTACCGAACAGCTATTCGGAAAATCTAAGATCAGGTTAAGACCTTCCTATTTTCCGTTTACTGAACCTAGTGCCGAGGTGGACGTATATTGGGGACTGGAAACGGAAACCGATTACAGGATCACTAAAGGAACAGGATGGCTTGAAATTATGGGCTGCGGAATGGTAGACCCTAATGTGCTTAGAAATTGCAATATAGATCCTAAGGAATATTCAGGTTTCGCGTTTGGAATGGGAATAGAAAGAATAGCGATGCTACTTTACCAAATAGAAGATATTAGAATGTTCTACGAGAACGATCTGCGTTTTCTGGAACAATTTAAATCTGCATTATAA
- a CDS encoding CvpA family protein gives MNTVDIILSLVLLYGLVRGFFRGLLAELASLIGIVAGIYGAIHFSHYVGNVLSNYVEWEVQYINLISFAITFILIVFLISLAGKMLTKIAGFAALGIVNKLLGGVFGFIKSAFVASVIIMFFKATNERIEIIEDKTLEESILYEPVESIAPIILPSIIKQVQERDLLNDEDDLARL, from the coding sequence ATGAATACTGTAGATATTATTTTAAGCCTGGTACTTCTATACGGATTAGTACGTGGTTTCTTTAGAGGATTACTTGCTGAACTTGCCTCGCTTATAGGAATCGTTGCCGGGATCTATGGCGCTATTCATTTTTCGCATTATGTAGGAAATGTGCTTTCAAATTATGTTGAATGGGAAGTTCAATATATTAACCTCATTAGCTTCGCTATTACTTTTATTCTTATTGTATTCCTGATTTCCTTAGCCGGAAAAATGCTGACTAAGATTGCCGGCTTTGCTGCCCTCGGAATCGTTAATAAATTGCTGGGAGGTGTCTTTGGATTTATAAAATCGGCTTTTGTGGCCAGTGTGATCATTATGTTCTTTAAAGCGACCAATGAACGAATTGAAATCATTGAAGATAAAACTCTGGAAGAATCAATTCTTTATGAGCCTGTAGAAAGTATTGCACCTATTATTTTACCCTCTATCATTAAACAGGTTCAGGAAAGAGACTTGTTGAATGATGAAGATGACCTGGCCAGACTTTAA
- a CDS encoding acyl-CoA thioesterase, with product MYSKKFEIRWSDLDANRHLANSAFINFMSHTRMGFLMENGFGQKQLSHYNLGPIVFYEHIYYFKEIFAGEPVTVTLELSALSEDGMYFEFIHKIYDHKGRNCATCEMMGSWIDLEERKLTTLPDKLFQQLNNTPKTEDFRTLTKEDTRKYGKRPHDLSADEVKNL from the coding sequence ATGTATAGCAAGAAATTTGAAATAAGATGGAGTGATCTGGATGCTAACAGGCATTTGGCAAATTCAGCATTTATAAATTTTATGAGCCATACCCGTATGGGTTTTCTAATGGAAAACGGCTTTGGCCAGAAACAACTCTCGCATTATAATTTAGGGCCTATAGTTTTTTATGAGCATATATACTATTTCAAGGAAATATTTGCCGGAGAACCGGTAACAGTTACCCTGGAACTCAGTGCACTTTCTGAAGACGGAATGTATTTTGAATTTATTCATAAAATTTATGATCATAAGGGTAGGAATTGTGCTACCTGTGAGATGATGGGTTCCTGGATAGATCTTGAAGAAAGAAAACTTACCACTTTGCCAGATAAACTTTTTCAGCAATTAAATAATACTCCCAAAACCGAAGATTTTAGAACGCTTACTAAGGAAGATACCCGAAAATATGGAAAACGACCGCATGATCTATCTGCGGACGAAGTAAAAAACCTGTAG
- a CDS encoding carbonic anhydrase family protein translates to MITEIINKEKQSQLSPDAVLNDLMDGNKRFTENKMYERNYSSQIEKTSGGQWPQAVVLGCIDSRVPVETVFDQGVGDIFTARVAGNFENTDILGSMEYSCKVAGSKLVMVLGHEACGAVKAACDHVELGNITHLLSNIKPAVETTKTDGERSSKNDSFVAGVVENNVKLTIDRIREKSPILKEMEENGEIKIVGGVYSISNGKVTLL, encoded by the coding sequence ATGATTACTGAAATAATAAATAAAGAAAAGCAATCTCAATTAAGTCCTGATGCAGTTTTAAACGATCTTATGGATGGAAATAAGAGATTTACAGAAAATAAAATGTACGAGAGAAATTATTCTTCTCAAATTGAAAAGACCAGCGGAGGGCAGTGGCCTCAAGCAGTAGTCCTTGGTTGTATAGATTCTCGTGTGCCGGTTGAAACAGTTTTTGATCAGGGTGTAGGAGATATATTCACTGCCAGGGTAGCAGGTAATTTTGAAAATACCGATATTCTAGGAAGTATGGAATATTCCTGTAAAGTTGCGGGAAGCAAGTTGGTAATGGTATTGGGTCATGAAGCATGTGGAGCTGTAAAAGCAGCTTGTGATCATGTTGAACTCGGAAATATCACGCATTTATTAAGCAATATTAAGCCGGCAGTTGAAACGACGAAAACCGATGGTGAGAGAAGTTCAAAGAATGACTCTTTCGTTGCTGGTGTTGTGGAAAATAACGTAAAGCTTACAATAGACAGAATCCGTGAAAAGAGTCCTATTCTTAAGGAGATGGAAGAAAATGGAGAGATAAAGATCGTTGGAGGAGTTTACTCAATTTCTAACGGAAAAGTTACTTTATTGTAA
- the lysM gene encoding peptidoglycan-binding protein LysM, with the protein MGIFSFIKDAGKKIFGIDKPKSTEAGTDDDLKKNEKAARKLEQTIKDLNLKAENLKIHIENDMAVVSGRALDQATREKIILVVGNSEGIAQVDDKMDVENTEPEAVFHTVERGDTLSKISKEHYGDPNQYPLIFEANKPMLQDPDKIYPGQVLRIPPMEANR; encoded by the coding sequence ATGGGTATATTTTCATTTATTAAAGACGCAGGTAAAAAGATTTTTGGAATCGATAAACCTAAGTCTACAGAGGCTGGAACAGACGATGACTTAAAGAAGAATGAAAAAGCAGCGAGAAAATTAGAGCAAACTATTAAGGATTTAAATCTGAAAGCCGAAAATTTGAAAATCCATATTGAAAATGATATGGCCGTAGTTTCCGGACGGGCATTGGACCAGGCAACCAGGGAAAAAATTATATTGGTTGTAGGAAACTCTGAAGGTATTGCACAGGTTGATGATAAAATGGATGTAGAAAATACCGAGCCTGAAGCTGTATTTCACACGGTAGAAAGAGGAGATACCTTAAGTAAAATATCAAAAGAGCATTACGGGGATCCAAATCAATACCCATTAATATTTGAAGCTAATAAGCCAATGCTTCAGGATCCTGATAAAATTTATCCAGGACAGGTATTAAGAATACCGCCAATGGAAGCAAACAGATAA
- a CDS encoding arsenate reductase family protein, protein MKKVYYLSTCDTCKRILNELEVPDSFIKQDIKSEKITEEQLDEMEQLSGSYESLFSKRAKLYKEKDLKNEDLDEGRFKNLILEHHTFLKRPVIINNDKIFIGNSKKTVAEAKESIHG, encoded by the coding sequence ATGAAAAAAGTATATTATTTGTCTACCTGTGATACCTGTAAGAGAATTTTAAATGAACTTGAAGTACCAGATTCATTCATTAAGCAGGACATCAAGTCTGAAAAAATCACTGAAGAACAATTAGATGAGATGGAGCAGCTTTCGGGAAGCTATGAATCTCTTTTCAGTAAAAGAGCGAAGCTTTACAAGGAAAAAGATCTGAAAAACGAAGATCTTGATGAAGGCCGTTTCAAAAACCTCATTCTGGAACATCATACTTTTCTCAAAAGACCGGTAATCATCAATAACGATAAAATATTTATAGGTAATTCTAAAAAAACCGTAGCCGAAGCTAAAGAATCTATTCATGGATAA